The proteins below are encoded in one region of Sminthopsis crassicaudata isolate SCR6 chromosome 1, ASM4859323v1, whole genome shotgun sequence:
- the CC2D1A gene encoding coiled-coil and C2 domain-containing protein 1A isoform X1: MHKKKAPPGPPGRGAAAARQLGLLVDFSPDGMVLPEDGDNDADLEAEFMALVGAEPPRELKSKAPLPMETIEKMASLCMKDLDEGEGEEEDEEDVEDDDELLAELNEVLGEREEPQDTQSLPLAKSPNLPQPKVSPSSGGVEITLAERLAMYQTAITNAKQVGDSSKVRRYERGVKTLENMLASVKKGRSINEEDIPPPVAVGKSLTATPEVPPTQSTASTQPPQHQLPAVPPKTLPVPPSHGSGLTEKPVPVASPVSSGTGSPGSLALLQERQREYKRAALRSKQEGDSEAAAKYYRVAKSFDAVLEAMAKGEAVDLSRLPPPPDQMPKTLPSPGLQPPTSTSGTGTISPSMQEMPPPPRTLLEALEQRMERYRVAAGQAKEKGDDRKARMHDRIVKQYQDAIRAHKSGRSVDVAELPVPPGFPPIQGLEAATPTQQSLVGVLETAMRLANQDEEEEEAKKPGTHSLPSPQPKPQTSRPSIPVPAPPGKVAAKGSTKAQQQLAFLEGRKKQLLQAALRAKQKNDLEGAKLFLRQAKGLEPMLEASINGLPVDITKVPPAPVNKEDFMLAQRPGAAISREQAGHYAELTKLIRQQHEMCLKYSNQFTHLGNVVETSKFEKMAEDCKKSMEILKQAHSQGFPLPKFHYEQRTFSVVKIFPELSSSDMVLFIVKGINLPTPSGISPNDLDAFVRFDFPYPNAEEAQKDKTNVIKNTDSPEFKEQFKLFIQRGHRGFKRAIQSKGIKFEVVHKGGLFKPDRTLGTAQLKLEALESACEIREILEILDGRRPTGGRLEVMVRLREPLTSQQLDTVTERWLVIDPLSPATVPKAKAPPIPAPGRDQGGSRPARNLQSFSVMAFDRERLERKIMAYKQARRAVPGDLAQQYQDLVQHSQWQRAQLEQGGPAIRREYHAQLERYLQCYTEAARRLGSDGNRDAAKEALYKRNLVERELQQLRR; encoded by the exons ATGCATAAGAAGAAGGCGCCCCCGGGACCCCCGGGGCGCGGCGCGGCCGCAGCCAGACAG CTGGGCCTCCTGGTGGACTTCTCCCCCGATGGGATGGTGCTTCCTGAAGACGGCGACAACGATGCTGACCTTGAGGCAGAATTCATGGCCTTGGTAGGGGCTGAGCCCCCTCGGGAGCTCAAAAGCAAAG cTCCTTTGCCTATGGAGACCATTGAGAAGATGGCCTCTCTGTGTATGAAGGACCTAGacgaaggagaaggggaagaggaggatgaggaggatgtGGAAGATGATGATGAACTGCTG GCGGAGCTCAATGAAGTTCTCGGGGAAAGGGAGGAACCCCAAGATACCCAGAGCCTCCCCCTGGCCAAG TCACCAAATCTTCCACAACCTAAGGTCAGTCCTAGCAGTGGTGGCGTGGAAATCACCCTAGCTGAAAGACTGGCCATGTACCAGACTGCCATCACTAATGCCAAGCAGGTTGGGGACAGCTCCAAAGTCCGGAGATATGAACGAGGTGTCAAG ACATTAGAGAATATGCTGGCCTCAGTTAAGAAGGGACGTAGCATCAATGAAGAGGACATCCCGCCTCCTGTGGCTGTGGGGAAGAGCCTGACAGCCACCCCAGAGGTCCCACCCACTCAGAGTACCGCATCTACCCAGCCCCCTCAACATCAGCTACCAGCTGTTCCTCCCAAAACACTGCCGGTGCCCCCTAGTCATGGCTCTGGATTGACTGAAAAGCCAGTCCCTGTAGCCTCACCTGTGAGCTCAG GTACTGGCAGTCCTGGGTCCCTGGCCCTGTTGCAGGAGCGGCAGCGAGAGTACAAAAGGGCTGCATTGCGCTCCAAGCAGGAGGGAGACTCAGAAGCAGCTGCTAAGTATTACCGTGTAGCCAAG aGTTTTGATGCTGTCCTGGAAGCAATGGCGAAGGGTGAGGCTGTGGACCTATCCCGATTACCTCCACCACCTG ACCAGATGCCCAAGACCTTGCCATCCCCAGGGCTTCAGCCTCCCACTTCTACTTCTGGTACTGGCACTATCTCCCCTTCCATGCAAG AGATGCCCCCCCCTCCACGGACCCTGCTAGAGGCCTTGGAGCAGCGGATGGAGCGTTATCGGGTGGCTGCAGGGCAGGCCAAGGAAAAAGGGGATGATCGCAAGGCCCGGATGCATGATCGCATTGTCAAG CAATATCAAGATGCCATCCGAGCCCATAAGTCAGGCAGATCTGTGGATGTGGCTGAATTGCCTGTTCCTCCAG GGTTCCCCCCAATCCAAGGCCTGGAAGCAGCCACACCCACACAGCAAAGCCTGGTAGGGGTTCTTGAGACTGCCATGCGGTTGGCCAAccaggatgaggaagaagaagaggcaaaaaag CCCGGCACccactcccttccttctccacaaccCAAACCCCAGACCTCCCGGCCTTCCATTCCAGTACCTGCTCCACCTGGGAAAGTAGCTGCAAAAGGCTCCACCAAAG CCCAGCAGCAGCTGGCTttcttggaaggaaggaagaagcagcTGTTGCAGGCAGCTCTGCGAGCCAAGCAAAAGAATGACCTTGAAGGTGCAAAACTCTTTCTTCGCCAAGCCAAGGGGTTGGAGCCCATGCTGGAGGCTTCAATCAATGGGTTACCTGTGGACATCACCAAG GTGCCCCCAGCGCCTGTCAATAAAGAGGATTTCATGCTGGCCCAGCGACCGGGCGCAGCCATCTCCCGGGAGCAGGCTGGGCATTACGCAGAGCTCACCAAGTTGATAAGGCAGCAGCATGAG ATGTGCctgaagtactccaaccaattcACCCATCTGGGAAATGTTGTGGAAACCAGCAA GTTTGAGAAAATGGCTGAGGACTGCAAGAAGAGCATGGAGATCCTGAAGCAAGCCCACAGCCAGGGCTTCCCACTTCCCAAGTTCCATTATGAGCAGAGGACCTTCAGTGTGGTCAA GATATTCCCAGAGCTCAGCAGTAGTGACATGGTTCTGTTCATAGTGAAGGGCATCAATCTTCCCACACCATCAG GAATATCCCCCAATGACCTGGATGCCTTCGTGCGATTTGACTTCCCCTATCCCAATGCA GAAGAAGCTCAGAAAGACAAAACCAATGTGATAAAGAATACAGACTCCCCAG AGTTCAAGGAACAGTTCAAGCTTTTTATTCAGCGGGGACATCGGGGCTTCAAGCGGGCCATCCAGAGCAAAGGAATTAAGTTTGAAGTAGTGCACAAGGG GGGACTCTTCAAGCCTGATCGTACTCTGGGAACAGCCCAACTCAAGCTGGAGGCCTTGGAGTCAGCCTGTGAGATCAGAGAAATCCTGGAG ATCCTGGATGGCCGTCGCCCCACAGGAGGACGGCTTGAGGTGATGGTCCGCCTGCGAGAACCTTTGACTTCCCAGCAACTAGACACTGTCACAGAGAGATGGCTGGTCATTGACCCTCTGTCCCCG GCCACAGTGCCCAAGGCAAAGGCCCCACCCATCCCTGCCCCTGGACGGGATCAAGGGGGCAG CAGACCAGCCCGCAACTTACAGAGCTTCAGTGTCATGGCCTTTGACCGGGAACGGCTAGAGAGGAAG ATCATGGCATACAAGCAGGCCCGGCGGGCAGTGCCTGGGGATCTGGCCCAGCAGTACCAGGATCTTGTGCAGCACAGCCAGTGGCAGAGAGCACAACTGGAACAAGGAGGCCCAGCCATCAGGAGAG AGTACCATGCCCAGCTGGAACGATACCTGCAGTGCTACACCGAGGCTGCCCGACGCCTGGGCAGTGATGGCAACAGG GACGCAGCTAAGGAAGCTCTGTACAAACGGAACCTGGTGGAGAGAGAG CTGCAGCAGCTTCGGAGGTGA
- the CC2D1A gene encoding coiled-coil and C2 domain-containing protein 1A isoform X3 — protein MHKKKAPPGPPGRGAAAARQLGLLVDFSPDGMVLPEDGDNDADLEAEFMALVGAEPPRELKSKAPLPMETIEKMASLCMKDLDEGEGEEEDEEDVEDDDELLAELNEVLGEREEPQDTQSLPLAKSPNLPQPKVSPSSGGVEITLAERLAMYQTAITNAKQVGDSSKVRRYERGVKTLENMLASVKKGRSINEEDIPPPVAVGKSLTATPEVPPTQSTASTQPPQHQLPAVPPKTLPVPPSHGSGLTEKPVPVASPVSSGTGSPGSLALLQERQREYKRAALRSKQEGDSEAAAKYYRVAKSFDAVLEAMAKGEAVDLSRLPPPPDQMPKTLPSPGLQPPTSTSGTGTISPSMQEMPPPPRTLLEALEQRMERYRVAAGQAKEKGDDRKARMHDRIVKQYQDAIRAHKSGRSVDVAELPVPPGFPPIQGLEAATPTQQSLVGVLETAMRLANQDEEEEEAKKPGTHSLPSPQPKPQTSRPSIPVPAPPGKVAAKGSTKAQQQLAFLEGRKKQLLQAALRAKQKNDLEGAKLFLRQAKGLEPMLEASINGLPVDITKVPPAPVNKEDFMLAQRPGAAISREQAGHYAELTKLIRQQHEMCLKYSNQFTHLGNVVETSKFEKMAEDCKKSMEILKQAHSQGFPLPKFHYEQRTFSVVKIFPELSSSDMVLFIVKGINLPTPSGISPNDLDAFVRFDFPYPNAEEAQKDKTNVIKNTDSPEFKEQFKLFIQRGHRGFKRAIQSKGIKFEVVHKGGLFKPDRTLGTAQLKLEALESACEIREILEILDGRRPTGGRLEVMVRLREPLTSQQLDTVTERWLVIDPLSPATVPKAKAPPIPAPGRDQGGRELFV, from the exons ATGCATAAGAAGAAGGCGCCCCCGGGACCCCCGGGGCGCGGCGCGGCCGCAGCCAGACAG CTGGGCCTCCTGGTGGACTTCTCCCCCGATGGGATGGTGCTTCCTGAAGACGGCGACAACGATGCTGACCTTGAGGCAGAATTCATGGCCTTGGTAGGGGCTGAGCCCCCTCGGGAGCTCAAAAGCAAAG cTCCTTTGCCTATGGAGACCATTGAGAAGATGGCCTCTCTGTGTATGAAGGACCTAGacgaaggagaaggggaagaggaggatgaggaggatgtGGAAGATGATGATGAACTGCTG GCGGAGCTCAATGAAGTTCTCGGGGAAAGGGAGGAACCCCAAGATACCCAGAGCCTCCCCCTGGCCAAG TCACCAAATCTTCCACAACCTAAGGTCAGTCCTAGCAGTGGTGGCGTGGAAATCACCCTAGCTGAAAGACTGGCCATGTACCAGACTGCCATCACTAATGCCAAGCAGGTTGGGGACAGCTCCAAAGTCCGGAGATATGAACGAGGTGTCAAG ACATTAGAGAATATGCTGGCCTCAGTTAAGAAGGGACGTAGCATCAATGAAGAGGACATCCCGCCTCCTGTGGCTGTGGGGAAGAGCCTGACAGCCACCCCAGAGGTCCCACCCACTCAGAGTACCGCATCTACCCAGCCCCCTCAACATCAGCTACCAGCTGTTCCTCCCAAAACACTGCCGGTGCCCCCTAGTCATGGCTCTGGATTGACTGAAAAGCCAGTCCCTGTAGCCTCACCTGTGAGCTCAG GTACTGGCAGTCCTGGGTCCCTGGCCCTGTTGCAGGAGCGGCAGCGAGAGTACAAAAGGGCTGCATTGCGCTCCAAGCAGGAGGGAGACTCAGAAGCAGCTGCTAAGTATTACCGTGTAGCCAAG aGTTTTGATGCTGTCCTGGAAGCAATGGCGAAGGGTGAGGCTGTGGACCTATCCCGATTACCTCCACCACCTG ACCAGATGCCCAAGACCTTGCCATCCCCAGGGCTTCAGCCTCCCACTTCTACTTCTGGTACTGGCACTATCTCCCCTTCCATGCAAG AGATGCCCCCCCCTCCACGGACCCTGCTAGAGGCCTTGGAGCAGCGGATGGAGCGTTATCGGGTGGCTGCAGGGCAGGCCAAGGAAAAAGGGGATGATCGCAAGGCCCGGATGCATGATCGCATTGTCAAG CAATATCAAGATGCCATCCGAGCCCATAAGTCAGGCAGATCTGTGGATGTGGCTGAATTGCCTGTTCCTCCAG GGTTCCCCCCAATCCAAGGCCTGGAAGCAGCCACACCCACACAGCAAAGCCTGGTAGGGGTTCTTGAGACTGCCATGCGGTTGGCCAAccaggatgaggaagaagaagaggcaaaaaag CCCGGCACccactcccttccttctccacaaccCAAACCCCAGACCTCCCGGCCTTCCATTCCAGTACCTGCTCCACCTGGGAAAGTAGCTGCAAAAGGCTCCACCAAAG CCCAGCAGCAGCTGGCTttcttggaaggaaggaagaagcagcTGTTGCAGGCAGCTCTGCGAGCCAAGCAAAAGAATGACCTTGAAGGTGCAAAACTCTTTCTTCGCCAAGCCAAGGGGTTGGAGCCCATGCTGGAGGCTTCAATCAATGGGTTACCTGTGGACATCACCAAG GTGCCCCCAGCGCCTGTCAATAAAGAGGATTTCATGCTGGCCCAGCGACCGGGCGCAGCCATCTCCCGGGAGCAGGCTGGGCATTACGCAGAGCTCACCAAGTTGATAAGGCAGCAGCATGAG ATGTGCctgaagtactccaaccaattcACCCATCTGGGAAATGTTGTGGAAACCAGCAA GTTTGAGAAAATGGCTGAGGACTGCAAGAAGAGCATGGAGATCCTGAAGCAAGCCCACAGCCAGGGCTTCCCACTTCCCAAGTTCCATTATGAGCAGAGGACCTTCAGTGTGGTCAA GATATTCCCAGAGCTCAGCAGTAGTGACATGGTTCTGTTCATAGTGAAGGGCATCAATCTTCCCACACCATCAG GAATATCCCCCAATGACCTGGATGCCTTCGTGCGATTTGACTTCCCCTATCCCAATGCA GAAGAAGCTCAGAAAGACAAAACCAATGTGATAAAGAATACAGACTCCCCAG AGTTCAAGGAACAGTTCAAGCTTTTTATTCAGCGGGGACATCGGGGCTTCAAGCGGGCCATCCAGAGCAAAGGAATTAAGTTTGAAGTAGTGCACAAGGG GGGACTCTTCAAGCCTGATCGTACTCTGGGAACAGCCCAACTCAAGCTGGAGGCCTTGGAGTCAGCCTGTGAGATCAGAGAAATCCTGGAG ATCCTGGATGGCCGTCGCCCCACAGGAGGACGGCTTGAGGTGATGGTCCGCCTGCGAGAACCTTTGACTTCCCAGCAACTAGACACTGTCACAGAGAGATGGCTGGTCATTGACCCTCTGTCCCCG GCCACAGTGCCCAAGGCAAAGGCCCCACCCATCCCTGCCCCTGGACGGGATCAAGGGGGCAG AGAATTATTTGTTTGA
- the CC2D1A gene encoding coiled-coil and C2 domain-containing protein 1A isoform X2 — protein sequence MHKKKAPPGPPGRGAAAARQLGLLVDFSPDGMVLPEDGDNDADLEAEFMALVGAEPPRELKSKAPLPMETIEKMASLCMKDLDEGEGEEEDEEDVEDDDELLAELNEVLGEREEPQDTQSLPLAKSPNLPQPKVSPSSGGVEITLAERLAMYQTAITNAKQVGDSSKVRRYERGVKTLENMLASVKKGRSINEEDIPPPVAVGKSLTATPEVPPTQSTASTQPPQHQLPAVPPKTLPVPPSHGSGLTEKPVPVASPVSSGTGSPGSLALLQERQREYKRAALRSKQEGDSEAAAKYYRVAKSFDAVLEAMAKGEAVDLSRLPPPPDQMPKTLPSPGLQPPTSTSGTGTISPSMQEMPPPPRTLLEALEQRMERYRVAAGQAKEKGDDRKARMHDRIVKQYQDAIRAHKSGRSVDVAELPVPPGFPPIQGLEAATPTQQSLVGVLETAMRLANQDEEEEEAKKPGTHSLPSPQPKPQTSRPSIPVPAPPGKVAAKGSTKAQQQLAFLEGRKKQLLQAALRAKQKNDLEGAKLFLRQAKGLEPMLEASINGLPVDITKVPPAPVNKEDFMLAQRPGAAISREQAGHYAELTKLIRQQHEMCLKYSNQFTHLGNVVETSKFEKMAEDCKKSMEILKQAHSQGFPLPKFHYEQRTFSVVKIFPELSSSDMVLFIVKGINLPTPSGISPNDLDAFVRFDFPYPNAEEAQKDKTNVIKNTDSPEFKEQFKLFIQRGHRGFKRAIQSKGIKFEVVHKGGLFKPDRTLGTAQLKLEALESACEIREILEILDGRRPTGGRLEVMVRLREPLTSQQLDTVTERWLVIDPLSPATVPKAKAPPIPAPGRDQGGRPARNLQSFSVMAFDRERLERKIMAYKQARRAVPGDLAQQYQDLVQHSQWQRAQLEQGGPAIRREYHAQLERYLQCYTEAARRLGSDGNRDAAKEALYKRNLVERELQQLRR from the exons ATGCATAAGAAGAAGGCGCCCCCGGGACCCCCGGGGCGCGGCGCGGCCGCAGCCAGACAG CTGGGCCTCCTGGTGGACTTCTCCCCCGATGGGATGGTGCTTCCTGAAGACGGCGACAACGATGCTGACCTTGAGGCAGAATTCATGGCCTTGGTAGGGGCTGAGCCCCCTCGGGAGCTCAAAAGCAAAG cTCCTTTGCCTATGGAGACCATTGAGAAGATGGCCTCTCTGTGTATGAAGGACCTAGacgaaggagaaggggaagaggaggatgaggaggatgtGGAAGATGATGATGAACTGCTG GCGGAGCTCAATGAAGTTCTCGGGGAAAGGGAGGAACCCCAAGATACCCAGAGCCTCCCCCTGGCCAAG TCACCAAATCTTCCACAACCTAAGGTCAGTCCTAGCAGTGGTGGCGTGGAAATCACCCTAGCTGAAAGACTGGCCATGTACCAGACTGCCATCACTAATGCCAAGCAGGTTGGGGACAGCTCCAAAGTCCGGAGATATGAACGAGGTGTCAAG ACATTAGAGAATATGCTGGCCTCAGTTAAGAAGGGACGTAGCATCAATGAAGAGGACATCCCGCCTCCTGTGGCTGTGGGGAAGAGCCTGACAGCCACCCCAGAGGTCCCACCCACTCAGAGTACCGCATCTACCCAGCCCCCTCAACATCAGCTACCAGCTGTTCCTCCCAAAACACTGCCGGTGCCCCCTAGTCATGGCTCTGGATTGACTGAAAAGCCAGTCCCTGTAGCCTCACCTGTGAGCTCAG GTACTGGCAGTCCTGGGTCCCTGGCCCTGTTGCAGGAGCGGCAGCGAGAGTACAAAAGGGCTGCATTGCGCTCCAAGCAGGAGGGAGACTCAGAAGCAGCTGCTAAGTATTACCGTGTAGCCAAG aGTTTTGATGCTGTCCTGGAAGCAATGGCGAAGGGTGAGGCTGTGGACCTATCCCGATTACCTCCACCACCTG ACCAGATGCCCAAGACCTTGCCATCCCCAGGGCTTCAGCCTCCCACTTCTACTTCTGGTACTGGCACTATCTCCCCTTCCATGCAAG AGATGCCCCCCCCTCCACGGACCCTGCTAGAGGCCTTGGAGCAGCGGATGGAGCGTTATCGGGTGGCTGCAGGGCAGGCCAAGGAAAAAGGGGATGATCGCAAGGCCCGGATGCATGATCGCATTGTCAAG CAATATCAAGATGCCATCCGAGCCCATAAGTCAGGCAGATCTGTGGATGTGGCTGAATTGCCTGTTCCTCCAG GGTTCCCCCCAATCCAAGGCCTGGAAGCAGCCACACCCACACAGCAAAGCCTGGTAGGGGTTCTTGAGACTGCCATGCGGTTGGCCAAccaggatgaggaagaagaagaggcaaaaaag CCCGGCACccactcccttccttctccacaaccCAAACCCCAGACCTCCCGGCCTTCCATTCCAGTACCTGCTCCACCTGGGAAAGTAGCTGCAAAAGGCTCCACCAAAG CCCAGCAGCAGCTGGCTttcttggaaggaaggaagaagcagcTGTTGCAGGCAGCTCTGCGAGCCAAGCAAAAGAATGACCTTGAAGGTGCAAAACTCTTTCTTCGCCAAGCCAAGGGGTTGGAGCCCATGCTGGAGGCTTCAATCAATGGGTTACCTGTGGACATCACCAAG GTGCCCCCAGCGCCTGTCAATAAAGAGGATTTCATGCTGGCCCAGCGACCGGGCGCAGCCATCTCCCGGGAGCAGGCTGGGCATTACGCAGAGCTCACCAAGTTGATAAGGCAGCAGCATGAG ATGTGCctgaagtactccaaccaattcACCCATCTGGGAAATGTTGTGGAAACCAGCAA GTTTGAGAAAATGGCTGAGGACTGCAAGAAGAGCATGGAGATCCTGAAGCAAGCCCACAGCCAGGGCTTCCCACTTCCCAAGTTCCATTATGAGCAGAGGACCTTCAGTGTGGTCAA GATATTCCCAGAGCTCAGCAGTAGTGACATGGTTCTGTTCATAGTGAAGGGCATCAATCTTCCCACACCATCAG GAATATCCCCCAATGACCTGGATGCCTTCGTGCGATTTGACTTCCCCTATCCCAATGCA GAAGAAGCTCAGAAAGACAAAACCAATGTGATAAAGAATACAGACTCCCCAG AGTTCAAGGAACAGTTCAAGCTTTTTATTCAGCGGGGACATCGGGGCTTCAAGCGGGCCATCCAGAGCAAAGGAATTAAGTTTGAAGTAGTGCACAAGGG GGGACTCTTCAAGCCTGATCGTACTCTGGGAACAGCCCAACTCAAGCTGGAGGCCTTGGAGTCAGCCTGTGAGATCAGAGAAATCCTGGAG ATCCTGGATGGCCGTCGCCCCACAGGAGGACGGCTTGAGGTGATGGTCCGCCTGCGAGAACCTTTGACTTCCCAGCAACTAGACACTGTCACAGAGAGATGGCTGGTCATTGACCCTCTGTCCCCG GCCACAGTGCCCAAGGCAAAGGCCCCACCCATCCCTGCCCCTGGACGGGATCAAGGGGGCAG ACCAGCCCGCAACTTACAGAGCTTCAGTGTCATGGCCTTTGACCGGGAACGGCTAGAGAGGAAG ATCATGGCATACAAGCAGGCCCGGCGGGCAGTGCCTGGGGATCTGGCCCAGCAGTACCAGGATCTTGTGCAGCACAGCCAGTGGCAGAGAGCACAACTGGAACAAGGAGGCCCAGCCATCAGGAGAG AGTACCATGCCCAGCTGGAACGATACCTGCAGTGCTACACCGAGGCTGCCCGACGCCTGGGCAGTGATGGCAACAGG GACGCAGCTAAGGAAGCTCTGTACAAACGGAACCTGGTGGAGAGAGAG CTGCAGCAGCTTCGGAGGTGA